A single window of Sporosarcina sp. Marseille-Q4943 DNA harbors:
- a CDS encoding mechanosensitive ion channel, whose product MFRDMYFANMLSWLPELILGLLVLLIGFFIAKAVENAVHKRLRKSRVNERLDVKEGKWNVEKIISKVFFFGILLLAFLLFFNIMNASMIATPFMTMYSGIGGAVLSILKAALILLLAWVLALIVKKVILAVGGKMKLNKYVAKVGGSPDEIDKSKWVETAANIAFYVVLLLFVPAVLHALGLSGISGPFEGMLESFMNFIPKLVGAALIFAVGWVIAKIVRTIVTKLLESVGVDRFAHKLKSSSNAKGTSISGIIGTIVFVLIMLPVTISALEVLDLEGISQPAIAMLNDIMTMLPKIAVAIVLVLVGIYLAKWLRGIVVSLLDNLGINSISGKIGVRSSATMPTFSQIIGAIVQIVVILLFVVEALQILNLNFMVTLATGIFAYLPMVVAAVVILAIGFWLANLAEKFVGSIMTTQSGAPHVLRYVAKYAILAFAFFMALSQLGIAPAIINAAFILILGGVALAFGLAFGLGGREHASRYLSKMESSLQNADVSKEKWEQEKSEMKREAKQSVNKAQQAVDQTANENHMPPVGESGEYPTGRDYEPRTGNLPSDELPPSDPADSNMTEAFDENDPSRYNQTNKDGYNTTYPGEDYPFDPNRGNK is encoded by the coding sequence ATGTTCAGAGATATGTATTTTGCCAATATGCTAAGCTGGCTGCCCGAATTGATTCTCGGACTACTCGTATTGCTGATCGGGTTTTTCATTGCCAAAGCCGTGGAAAATGCGGTACACAAACGTTTGAGGAAATCGAGGGTCAATGAAAGGCTCGATGTAAAAGAAGGAAAATGGAATGTGGAAAAGATCATCAGCAAAGTCTTCTTCTTCGGTATTCTTCTATTAGCATTCCTTCTCTTCTTTAACATCATGAACGCATCGATGATTGCAACACCGTTCATGACAATGTATTCGGGAATCGGCGGAGCGGTTCTCAGCATCTTGAAAGCGGCGCTCATCCTGCTTCTCGCATGGGTTCTTGCATTGATTGTCAAGAAAGTCATTTTGGCAGTCGGCGGAAAGATGAAGCTCAACAAGTACGTTGCGAAAGTAGGGGGTTCCCCCGATGAAATCGACAAGTCGAAATGGGTCGAGACGGCTGCAAATATTGCGTTCTATGTCGTCTTGCTGCTATTTGTTCCGGCTGTCCTTCACGCGCTTGGCTTGAGCGGCATTAGTGGACCGTTTGAAGGCATGTTGGAAAGCTTCATGAACTTCATTCCGAAACTTGTCGGAGCAGCATTGATTTTTGCAGTTGGTTGGGTTATCGCAAAAATCGTCCGTACAATTGTCACGAAGTTGCTTGAATCGGTTGGTGTCGATCGGTTTGCACATAAGCTGAAATCATCTTCGAACGCAAAAGGGACAAGCATCTCAGGAATTATCGGCACGATCGTTTTTGTCCTCATCATGCTGCCGGTAACAATTTCTGCTTTGGAAGTATTGGATCTTGAAGGGATTTCGCAACCGGCCATCGCCATGTTGAATGACATTATGACGATGCTGCCGAAAATTGCGGTTGCCATTGTCCTCGTTTTGGTCGGTATCTACTTGGCGAAATGGCTCAGGGGGATTGTCGTATCCTTATTGGATAATCTCGGCATCAATTCAATCTCCGGAAAGATCGGCGTGCGTTCGAGCGCAACGATGCCAACGTTTTCTCAAATTATCGGCGCGATAGTACAAATTGTTGTCATTCTACTGTTCGTCGTTGAAGCGCTTCAAATACTCAACTTGAACTTCATGGTGACGCTCGCAACGGGTATCTTCGCATACTTGCCGATGGTCGTTGCAGCTGTTGTTATTTTGGCAATCGGCTTCTGGCTCGCGAACCTTGCTGAGAAATTTGTCGGAAGCATCATGACGACACAATCTGGTGCTCCTCACGTATTGCGCTACGTAGCGAAATATGCGATTCTCGCCTTCGCGTTCTTCATGGCATTGAGCCAGCTCGGCATTGCTCCAGCTATCATTAACGCGGCATTCATCCTCATCCTTGGGGGCGTCGCATTGGCGTTCGGACTTGCATTTGGTTTAGGTGGACGTGAACATGCGTCCCGCTATTTGTCGAAAATGGAAAGCAGCTTGCAAAATGCGGATGTTTCCAAAGAGAAGTGGGAGCAGGAGAAGAGCGAGATGAAGCGTGAGGCGAAGCAATCCGTGAATAAAGCTCAACAGGCCGTGGATCAGACGGCAAATGAAAATCATATGCCTCCTGTTGGAGAAAGCGGAGAATATCCAACTGGTCGGGACTATGAACCTCGAACAGGCAACTTGCCATCGGATGAGCTGCCACCATCCGACCCGGCAGATTCGAATATGACAGAGGCTTTCGATGAAAATGATCCGTCTAGGTACAACCAAACGAACAAAGACGGATACAATACGACGTATCCGGGCGAAGACTATCCATTCGATCCGAACCGCGGAAATAAATAA
- a CDS encoding response regulator transcription factor — protein sequence MIRILLADDHEMVRIGVSAYLQTQPDMEVIDEAVNGKEAVEKALALRPDIILMDMVMPEMNGAEATAAIIKQWPEAKIVIVTSFLDDDKVYPALEAGAISYILKTSNAKRIAEAIRETLKGQTVLEPEVTSKMMQKMRSGNGHRLHDELTERELEILLLLAKGKTNQEIADDLFIALKTVKTHVSNLLSKLEVQDRTQAVIYAFKNDLVE from the coding sequence ATGATTCGGATTCTATTGGCGGATGATCATGAAATGGTGCGGATCGGCGTGTCCGCCTACTTGCAGACGCAGCCCGATATGGAAGTCATCGACGAAGCGGTCAACGGGAAGGAAGCGGTCGAAAAGGCGCTCGCATTGCGGCCCGACATCATTTTGATGGATATGGTTATGCCGGAAATGAACGGTGCAGAGGCGACTGCTGCGATCATCAAGCAATGGCCAGAAGCGAAGATCGTCATCGTCACGAGTTTCCTCGATGACGACAAAGTATACCCTGCACTCGAAGCCGGCGCCATCAGCTACATATTGAAAACTTCGAATGCCAAACGGATCGCGGAAGCTATTCGAGAGACGTTGAAGGGGCAAACCGTCCTGGAGCCTGAAGTGACGTCGAAAATGATGCAGAAAATGCGGTCCGGCAACGGTCACCGGCTTCATGATGAGCTGACGGAGCGAGAATTGGAGATCCTCCTTTTATTGGCGAAGGGGAAAACGAATCAGGAAATCGCCGATGACTTGTTCATTGCGTTGAAGACGGTGAAAACACATGTGAGCAATTTGTTATCGAAGCTGGAAGTGCAAGACCGGACGCAAGCAGTTATTTATGCGTTTAAAAATGATCTTGTTGAATGA
- a CDS encoding sensor histidine kinase, whose amino-acid sequence MKNFFGRSLFLSFIFTGIAALYFYTLVDVPLRESWLFFYEIQYANVPLGAWIIFTCIALGTGIAGWMGGIGRSKVKAIEQQLTGLIQHDEVVKISKSFSPKIDRTLEDVSNILTTQRKSLQRITDERAEAQDKLIQERIVQERQRLARELHDSVSQQLFAASMLMSAINEQEHEPATQKPLLQVERMVQQAQLEMRALLLHLRPAALNDKSLAEGLEELLVELKEKVSFDIRYRLEEVSLSKGAEDHLFRIAQETLSNTLRHAQATEVDVLFVERDGLAIFRVQDNGIGFEESDGKGGSYGLQNVKERAIEIGGTCKIVSVPSQGTIVEVKLPTKKGDEMDDSDSIGG is encoded by the coding sequence ATGAAGAACTTTTTCGGTCGCAGCCTCTTTTTATCGTTCATCTTTACAGGAATTGCGGCATTGTACTTTTACACGCTCGTCGATGTTCCGTTGAGAGAAAGTTGGTTGTTCTTCTATGAAATCCAATATGCAAATGTACCGTTAGGCGCCTGGATCATTTTCACTTGCATCGCGCTCGGCACGGGCATTGCAGGCTGGATGGGCGGCATCGGACGTTCAAAAGTGAAGGCGATTGAACAGCAACTGACGGGGTTGATTCAGCATGATGAGGTTGTGAAGATTTCTAAATCGTTTTCTCCGAAGATTGATAGAACGCTTGAAGACGTGTCCAATATTTTGACGACCCAGCGGAAGAGCTTGCAGCGGATTACGGATGAACGCGCAGAGGCGCAAGATAAATTGATACAGGAACGGATTGTCCAGGAACGGCAACGTCTCGCCCGGGAGCTGCATGATTCCGTTTCCCAGCAGCTGTTTGCCGCTTCGATGCTCATGTCAGCCATCAATGAGCAGGAGCATGAACCGGCGACGCAAAAACCACTTTTGCAAGTAGAGCGGATGGTGCAGCAAGCACAGCTCGAAATGCGGGCTTTGCTCCTTCATTTACGCCCAGCTGCATTGAATGATAAATCGCTCGCAGAAGGTCTTGAAGAGCTATTAGTCGAATTAAAAGAGAAAGTGTCATTCGATATCCGCTATCGATTGGAGGAAGTGTCTTTGTCGAAAGGCGCGGAGGACCATCTATTCCGGATTGCGCAGGAAACGCTATCAAACACGTTACGGCATGCGCAAGCGACCGAAGTCGATGTCCTTTTCGTCGAACGCGACGGACTCGCCATTTTCCGCGTGCAAGATAACGGCATCGGCTTCGAGGAGTCGGACGGCAAAGGCGGTTCGTACGGATTGCAAAACGTGAAGGAACGGGCGATAGAAATCGGCGGTACATGTAAAATCGTTTCGGTCCCTTCGCAAGGAACGATTGTAGAAGTGAAATTGCCGACAAAAAAGGGGGATGAGATGGATGATTCGGATTCTATTGGCGGATGA
- a CDS encoding ABC transporter permease produces MKKFGLAILGIVAAIVVLANLGSILALAISGAIAFAGFHYYRKSDSTFLKLFWGIVLLIGLVTAVSNVPAFIGIIALLGVYYVWRKWNERTNDNVIDAKYSDDPFVNFERQWDEITK; encoded by the coding sequence ATGAAAAAATTTGGTCTAGCAATTCTCGGCATAGTGGCGGCGATCGTTGTTCTCGCAAACTTAGGGTCGATTTTGGCACTTGCCATTTCCGGTGCAATCGCTTTTGCAGGATTCCACTATTACAGGAAGAGTGATTCTACATTCCTGAAGCTGTTCTGGGGGATCGTTTTACTCATCGGATTGGTCACAGCCGTTTCAAACGTGCCGGCATTCATCGGCATCATCGCATTACTCGGTGTCTACTATGTATGGCGCAAATGGAATGAACGTACAAACGACAATGTAATCGACGCGAAGTATTCGGACGATCCGTTCGTCAACTTCGAACGTCAATGGGATGAAATTACAAAATAA
- a CDS encoding PspA/IM30 family protein, which produces MNTLWNRLKYTVQADLHSALDKKESKNPIAMLNQYIKEAEKQTDSVGKLLERQGKLKVELEKEFAEAETMLEKRRRQLELAQSTGEEDLVAFAQDEIQAYETRANELATSITQSEQEMIALERKFEEMKHKVKDMKVRQLQLMGKENVTRAHRRMDQFISPENGDKHVSSVEEMNAYIENLGGKINREYEVSSMERRLEMLEKNSASKSEIV; this is translated from the coding sequence ATGAACACATTATGGAACAGATTGAAATACACGGTGCAAGCGGACTTGCATTCAGCGCTCGATAAAAAGGAATCAAAAAATCCGATTGCCATGTTGAACCAATACATCAAGGAAGCGGAGAAACAAACTGATTCTGTCGGCAAGCTTTTGGAGCGCCAAGGGAAGTTGAAAGTTGAGCTTGAGAAGGAGTTCGCGGAAGCGGAAACGATGCTCGAAAAACGCCGCCGTCAATTGGAGCTCGCCCAGTCGACAGGTGAAGAGGATTTGGTCGCGTTCGCTCAAGACGAGATTCAAGCTTATGAGACGCGTGCAAACGAGTTGGCGACAAGCATTACACAATCAGAGCAGGAAATGATTGCGCTGGAACGTAAATTCGAGGAAATGAAGCATAAAGTGAAAGACATGAAAGTCCGCCAGTTGCAATTGATGGGGAAAGAAAACGTCACACGCGCCCATCGCCGTATGGATCAATTCATCTCTCCTGAAAACGGCGACAAGCACGTTTCAAGCGTTGAGGAAATGAATGCGTATATCGAAAATCTCGGTGGTAAGATTAATCGCGAGTATGAAGTGTCATCAATGGAACGTCGATTGGAAATGCTTGAAAAAAATTCCGCAAGTAAGTCGGAAATTGTGTAA
- a CDS encoding 3-hydroxyacyl-CoA dehydrogenase: protein MEMPEIIAIVTGGASGLGEATTRRIVAAGGKVAVFDMNEERGKALVDELGQDHVLFMKTDVANAENVEANVAEAVSAFGKVNAVVNCAGIATPGKVVSKGGPMLLDRFEQVIRVNLSGTFNVIRVAAAAMMDNEPNAEGERGVIVNTASVAAFEGQIGQAAYSASKGGVVGMTLPIAREFAGFGIRVMTIAPGLVETPLFAGLPEPARNALEELTLYPKRLGRPEEYARLVESIFTNPLLNGETIRLDGAIRMQPR from the coding sequence ATGGAAATGCCTGAAATTATAGCGATTGTCACCGGAGGGGCTTCCGGTCTTGGGGAGGCAACGACGCGGCGGATTGTCGCAGCGGGAGGAAAAGTCGCCGTTTTTGACATGAATGAAGAACGTGGCAAGGCGTTGGTCGATGAGCTAGGGCAAGACCATGTTTTATTCATGAAGACGGACGTTGCGAACGCTGAAAATGTGGAAGCGAATGTAGCGGAAGCCGTATCTGCATTCGGGAAGGTGAATGCCGTCGTCAACTGCGCTGGCATCGCAACGCCCGGGAAAGTCGTATCGAAAGGCGGTCCGATGTTGCTTGACCGCTTCGAGCAAGTGATCCGCGTCAATTTGTCCGGTACTTTCAATGTCATCCGTGTGGCGGCTGCGGCCATGATGGATAACGAACCGAATGCGGAAGGCGAGCGCGGCGTTATCGTGAACACCGCTTCCGTGGCGGCATTCGAAGGGCAGATCGGGCAGGCTGCCTATAGCGCATCGAAAGGCGGCGTCGTCGGGATGACGTTGCCGATTGCAAGGGAATTTGCGGGATTTGGCATCCGCGTCATGACAATTGCGCCCGGCCTCGTTGAAACGCCGCTCTTCGCCGGACTTCCGGAACCTGCGCGAAATGCGCTCGAGGAGTTGACGTTATACCCGAAACGGCTCGGCCGTCCGGAAGAATACGCGCGGCTCGTCGAAAGCATCTTCACGAATCCGCTCTTGAACGGAGAAACGATCAGGCTGGACGGAGCCATCCGGATGCAGCCGAGATAA
- a CDS encoding acyl-CoA dehydrogenase family protein — MARYRFETDEHVLFRETLRKFLLKEAVPHYDEWEKDRLIPVSFWRKLGEMGFLCPQVEEQYGGLGLDFSYGVIIGEEMERVGAGLTGVGLHNDIVVPYIESYGTEEQKKRWLPGCITADFITGVAMTEPGTGSDLANIRTTAIKDGDHYVVNGQKTFITNGVNGNLFLVVVKTDSHAEPKHRGISLLMIEEGTPGFTKGRKLDKVGMHSQDTAELYFEDCRVPVGNLIGGEGKGFSYLMEKLQQERLLVALSAQTASEDMLEMTLDYVKSREAFGKPIGSFQNTQFKLAEIATKVELGKAFLESLIEDHLAGKDVVTKVSMAKYWITETAREISVECMQLHGGYGYMEEYKIARRYRDIPVASIYAGTNEIMKMIIAKNMGL, encoded by the coding sequence ATGGCACGATATCGTTTTGAAACAGATGAACATGTCCTGTTCCGGGAGACGCTCCGGAAATTCCTATTGAAGGAAGCAGTTCCCCATTATGATGAATGGGAAAAAGACCGGCTCATTCCCGTCAGTTTTTGGCGGAAGCTCGGGGAAATGGGGTTCCTTTGTCCGCAGGTTGAAGAACAATACGGCGGTCTCGGTCTCGACTTCAGCTACGGAGTCATTATTGGGGAAGAGATGGAACGGGTTGGAGCGGGCTTGACGGGGGTCGGCCTGCATAATGACATTGTTGTTCCGTACATCGAATCGTACGGGACGGAAGAACAGAAGAAGCGTTGGTTGCCGGGGTGCATCACCGCGGATTTCATTACAGGTGTTGCGATGACAGAGCCCGGAACCGGTTCGGACCTTGCCAACATCCGGACGACTGCCATTAAAGACGGGGACCATTATGTCGTGAATGGGCAAAAGACGTTCATTACAAACGGCGTGAACGGAAATCTGTTCCTCGTCGTCGTGAAGACAGATTCGCACGCGGAACCGAAGCATCGGGGCATCAGCCTGCTCATGATCGAGGAGGGGACGCCTGGCTTTACGAAAGGGCGGAAGCTCGACAAGGTCGGCATGCATTCGCAAGATACAGCCGAACTCTACTTCGAAGATTGCCGTGTGCCTGTCGGCAATCTGATTGGCGGGGAAGGGAAAGGGTTCAGCTATCTGATGGAAAAGCTCCAGCAAGAAAGGCTGCTCGTCGCATTATCCGCACAGACCGCTTCGGAAGATATGCTCGAAATGACGCTCGACTACGTGAAATCACGGGAAGCGTTCGGAAAGCCGATTGGTTCATTCCAAAATACGCAGTTCAAGCTTGCGGAAATCGCGACGAAGGTGGAGCTCGGCAAAGCGTTTCTCGAATCGCTCATTGAAGATCATTTGGCCGGCAAGGACGTCGTGACGAAAGTGTCGATGGCGAAATACTGGATCACCGAAACGGCGCGTGAAATTTCCGTGGAATGCATGCAGCTGCACGGGGGATACGGCTATATGGAGGAATATAAGATTGCACGGAGATACCGCGACATCCCGGTCGCTTCGATTTATGCGGGGACGAATGAAATCATGAAGATGATCATTGCGAAGAATATGGGGCTATAG
- a CDS encoding thiolase family protein produces MKDVVIVEGVRTAVARRKGGFSEYRPDELAAVVLEELISRAGIDKGDVEDVILGCVTQSGEQGGNIARTAALIAGFPVHVPGVTIDRQCGSSQQAVHFAAQAIASGDMDIVIAGGVESMTREPMFSNMRDAEPSPKLMEKHEIINQGLSAERIADQWGLSREELDRFAYESHQKAIQAIEEGKFDDEIVPVVVNRVDGEVETVTRDEGPRPDSTLEVLAGLKTVFDENGVITAGNASQMSDGASAVLLMSKEKAEELGLKPLARIVARTVVGSDPTLMLTGPIEATRKVLLKAGLSIADMDVYEVNEAFAPVPLAWLKDTGADPEKLNPNGGAIALGHPLGATGTKLLVSMVKELQRTNGRYGLLAICEGMGMANATIIERI; encoded by the coding sequence ATGAAGGATGTTGTCATTGTCGAAGGGGTGCGGACCGCGGTCGCAAGACGAAAAGGCGGTTTTTCGGAATATCGTCCGGACGAACTTGCAGCTGTTGTACTTGAGGAACTGATTTCGCGAGCGGGAATCGATAAAGGTGATGTGGAAGATGTCATTTTAGGCTGCGTCACGCAATCGGGTGAACAAGGAGGGAATATTGCACGGACCGCCGCTTTGATTGCTGGGTTTCCGGTCCATGTCCCAGGCGTCACGATTGATCGCCAATGCGGCTCAAGCCAACAGGCAGTCCATTTCGCAGCGCAAGCGATAGCGTCAGGGGATATGGACATCGTCATTGCTGGCGGCGTTGAAAGCATGACGCGGGAGCCGATGTTTTCCAACATGAGGGACGCCGAACCGAGTCCGAAGCTGATGGAGAAACATGAAATCATCAACCAAGGATTATCAGCGGAGCGAATTGCGGACCAATGGGGCTTGTCCCGTGAAGAGCTCGACCGTTTCGCCTACGAAAGCCATCAGAAGGCTATCCAAGCCATTGAAGAGGGCAAATTCGATGACGAAATTGTGCCGGTTGTGGTCAATCGCGTCGATGGTGAAGTGGAAACCGTCACAAGGGATGAAGGCCCGCGTCCAGATTCAACACTAGAAGTGCTTGCCGGCCTGAAAACGGTGTTTGACGAAAACGGCGTCATCACCGCAGGAAACGCGAGTCAAATGAGCGACGGCGCGTCCGCTGTCCTGCTCATGTCGAAGGAGAAGGCGGAGGAACTCGGATTGAAGCCGCTTGCGCGGATCGTCGCCCGTACGGTTGTCGGTTCCGACCCGACATTGATGTTAACCGGTCCGATTGAAGCGACAAGGAAGGTTCTCTTGAAGGCTGGACTTTCCATAGCAGATATGGATGTGTACGAAGTGAATGAAGCATTTGCTCCCGTTCCACTCGCCTGGTTGAAGGATACCGGGGCGGATCCGGAAAAATTGAACCCGAACGGAGGAGCGATTGCGCTCGGTCATCCGCTTGGCGCGACGGGTACGAAATTGCTCGTGTCGATGGTGAAAGAGCTGCAGCGCACGAACGGTCGGTACGGTCTGCTCGCCATTTGTGAAGGGATGGGAATGGCGAACGCAACGATTATTGAAAGGATATAA
- a CDS encoding long-chain fatty acid--CoA ligase, with translation MMQTPLLLSSFIKRAEQFFPNKLIISRTGPDMIHRIPYREFAKRTRKLSNALTKLGMKHGTKVGTFGWNHHRHLEAYFGVPSTGAILHMVNIRLAPEHIAYVINHAEDEILLVDDNLFPHLEKLAPMLKTVKHYVIMGDSAEVPETTLQNVHSYEALLAEASDQYDYPEDLDENTPAGMCYTSATTGNPKGVVYTHRGIVLHSFALGLADAMGLRESDVIMPIVPMFHVNAWGMPFAAVFYGSTQVLPGPGFNPQLLLDLIEQEKVTLTAGVPTIWLAVLKEQEQNPRELSSLRGIVSGGSASPKGLIRAFEEKLGVPFYVGYGMTETSPLVSLSVYTSGMEDLPMDERIDIRALQGLIMPGLEVKVVNEDGEVPWDGKTMGELAVRGPWIASEYYKDDRTAEAFKDGWLYTGDIAVMTDIGYLKLMDRTKDLIKSGGEWISSVDLENALMTHEAVFEAAVIAVPHEKWVERPLACVVLKEGKTADDALKAELLTYLEGQFAKLWVPDDVVFLDEIPKTSVGKFLKTALREQLKGHVLEV, from the coding sequence ATGATGCAAACACCATTATTACTGTCATCGTTTATTAAAAGGGCAGAGCAGTTTTTTCCGAACAAACTGATCATCTCCCGTACAGGGCCAGACATGATTCATCGGATTCCATACCGTGAATTTGCGAAGCGGACGAGGAAGCTGTCGAATGCCTTGACGAAGCTCGGGATGAAGCATGGAACGAAAGTGGGGACGTTTGGCTGGAACCATCACCGGCATTTGGAAGCGTACTTCGGCGTGCCGAGTACAGGCGCTATCCTTCATATGGTAAATATCCGCTTGGCGCCGGAGCATATCGCCTACGTCATCAATCATGCGGAAGATGAAATCCTGCTCGTCGATGATAACCTTTTCCCACATCTTGAAAAGCTGGCACCGATGCTCAAGACGGTGAAGCATTACGTCATCATGGGCGATAGCGCAGAAGTGCCTGAGACGACACTTCAAAATGTTCATTCTTATGAAGCGTTGCTTGCGGAGGCATCGGATCAGTATGACTATCCGGAGGACTTGGATGAAAACACGCCTGCCGGAATGTGCTACACATCCGCTACGACAGGCAATCCGAAAGGGGTTGTCTACACACACCGCGGCATCGTGCTTCACAGCTTTGCGCTTGGGTTGGCGGATGCGATGGGACTGCGTGAAAGCGACGTCATCATGCCGATCGTGCCGATGTTCCACGTCAATGCATGGGGGATGCCGTTTGCGGCGGTTTTCTATGGCTCAACGCAAGTGCTGCCGGGACCGGGCTTCAACCCGCAGCTGTTGCTTGACTTGATTGAACAGGAGAAAGTGACGCTGACGGCAGGCGTGCCGACGATTTGGCTGGCGGTTTTGAAAGAGCAGGAACAAAATCCGAGGGAGCTCTCCTCGCTTCGCGGCATCGTGAGTGGCGGCTCGGCATCTCCGAAAGGGCTGATCCGGGCATTTGAAGAGAAACTCGGAGTACCGTTCTACGTCGGATATGGCATGACCGAAACTTCGCCGCTCGTCAGCTTATCGGTCTACACGTCCGGCATGGAGGATTTGCCGATGGATGAACGGATTGATATCCGTGCATTGCAAGGGTTGATCATGCCGGGGCTTGAAGTGAAAGTCGTGAATGAAGACGGCGAAGTGCCTTGGGATGGTAAGACGATGGGCGAACTTGCGGTGCGTGGTCCTTGGATTGCGAGCGAATATTACAAGGACGACCGGACGGCGGAGGCATTCAAGGACGGCTGGCTCTACACGGGCGACATCGCCGTCATGACGGATATCGGTTATTTGAAGCTGATGGATAGAACGAAGGATTTGATTAAAAGCGGCGGTGAATGGATCTCTTCCGTCGATTTGGAGAACGCTTTGATGACGCATGAAGCGGTGTTCGAAGCGGCCGTCATTGCTGTTCCGCATGAAAAATGGGTGGAACGCCCGCTGGCCTGTGTCGTATTGAAAGAGGGCAAAACCGCGGACGATGCGTTGAAAGCCGAACTGCTCACTTATTTGGAAGGCCAATTCGCGAAGCTATGGGTTCCGGACGATGTCGTCTTCTTGGACGAAATACCGAAAACATCCGTCGGGAAATTCCTGAAAACCGCTTTGCGCGAACAATTGAAGGGCCATGTATTGGAAGTGTGA
- the liaF gene encoding cell wall-active antibiotics response protein LiaF has translation MKPMDTNKMTFWIVAFFALFFIEATFLTNGNIIFLLLGAGFTYFGFKKRSKWMVFLGLFFIVMALMTLWSLRMLLLCVFIYVLFHLWKGMPAEQMMRPLKEFQKETPNGIWKNKWFSVQSSPFSSYEWEDVQIQGFFGDIHVDVTDTVLPKGTSFIAIRQGFGRIKVDLPYEIPVRIHYNTLFGEAKILDISPKRMINETLHFKDGYDADIGDRAELIISLSTWIGDIEVVRK, from the coding sequence ATGAAACCAATGGACACGAATAAGATGACTTTTTGGATTGTCGCATTTTTTGCGCTCTTTTTCATAGAAGCCACTTTCCTAACGAATGGGAATATCATCTTCCTCCTTCTCGGTGCCGGATTTACGTATTTCGGCTTCAAAAAGCGTTCAAAATGGATGGTTTTCCTTGGACTCTTCTTCATCGTGATGGCGTTAATGACATTATGGAGCTTGCGCATGTTGCTGCTATGCGTATTCATCTATGTTTTATTCCACTTGTGGAAAGGGATGCCCGCTGAGCAGATGATGCGCCCGCTGAAAGAGTTTCAAAAGGAGACTCCTAACGGGATTTGGAAAAACAAGTGGTTTTCCGTACAGTCTTCCCCCTTCTCTTCATATGAATGGGAAGATGTGCAGATTCAAGGCTTTTTCGGAGATATCCATGTAGATGTGACCGACACAGTTCTTCCAAAAGGGACGTCTTTCATTGCCATACGACAAGGATTCGGACGGATTAAGGTCGACTTGCCTTACGAAATTCCAGTACGCATCCATTACAATACATTGTTCGGAGAAGCGAAAATTCTCGATATTAGTCCAAAGCGGATGATCAATGAAACGCTTCATTTTAAAGATGGATACGATGCAGATATCGGAGACCGAGCAGAGCTGATCATCTCCCTTTCTACGTGGATCGGGGATATCGAGGTGGTGCGGAAATGA